One genomic window of Bactrocera dorsalis isolate Fly_Bdor chromosome 4, ASM2337382v1, whole genome shotgun sequence includes the following:
- the LOC105233439 gene encoding U3 small nucleolar RNA-interacting protein 2, whose product MSSSFFLKKEPKANKKRKLAKEPLPTGSKKAGANKKAPAYKAQPARKRPQKEDEEIASDEEFESGLDGEGDATNLVFSSDEVEEETPQDKRLRLAKQYLEEIEKQEAERAEDREIHDHVSQRLQAEYLDSVGKLRRNIAASIEDYDAENIVVLKHKKQHLPICALVASPDGKYVFTGAKTQFVLKWHVQGQIKLEGFFNVQPHTEDVESDTHRRSHVTAICLSSDMKYLALAEGGRNIQIWCPKELKHLKTFKGHRDVVTSLVFRKDTHDLYSGSKDRSVKIWSLDEMAYVESLFGHQAPITSIDALSRERAITSGGIDCTLRIWKITEESQLIYNGHQNGIECVKFINDENFVSGGEDGSICMWSALKKKSLCTAALAHGVQSNGVANWITAIACVVNTDLLASGSCDGYIRLWQSLDNSRKLKEILKIPMPGFINALAFNSNGTKLFAAVGQEHRLGRWWRIKEAKNKIVIIDLITSTSKTS is encoded by the exons atgtcCTCATCATTCTTCTTGAAAAAAGAGCCGAAGGCAAATAAAAAACGGAAG CTTGCGAAGGAACCGCTTCCAACAGGTAGTAAAAAAGCAGGAGCTAATAAAAAGGCGCCCGCCTACAAAGCGCAACCAGCACGTAAACGTCCACAAAAAGAAGATGAAGAAATTGCCAGTGATGAAGAATTCGAGAGTGGTTTGGACGGTGAAGGTGATGCAACAAATCTCGTTTTCTCATCGGATGAAGTTGAGGAGGAAACACCACAAGACAAACGACTTCGTTTAGCAAAGCAATATTTAGAAGAAATAGAGAAACAAGAAGCTGAACGCGCAGAAGATCGCGAAATACACGATCACGTCTCGCAGCGCCTGCAAGCCGAGTATCTGGATAGTGTGGGGAAGTTGCGGCGTAATATAGCTGCGTCTATTGAAGATTACGATGCAGAGAATATAGTTGTGCTTAAGCATAAAAAACAACATCTGCCAATATGTGCGTTGGTTGCGTCGCCCGATGGTAAATACGTGTTTACCGGCGCGAAAAcgcaatttgttttaaaatggcACGTACAAGGTCAAATAAAATTGGAAGGCTTTTTCAATGTACAACCGCATACCGAAGATGTGGAAAGTGACACACACCGACGCTCACACGTAACTGCTATATGCTTATCCAGTGATATGAAATATTTGGCATTGGCCGAAGGTGGCCGAAATATACAAATTTGGTGTCCCAAAGAACTGAAACACTTGAAGACTTTTAAGGGGCATAGAGATGTCGTTACATCACTAGTGTTCAGAAAAGATACGCATGACTTGTATTCCGGTTCGAAGGATAGATCTGTAAAAATATGGTCACTCGACGAAATGGCTTACGTGGAGAGCTT ATTTGGGCACCAAGCGCCTATTACTAGTATCGACGCGCTTAGCCGGGAACGTGCCATCACGTCGGGTGGTATTGATTGTACATTGCGTATCTGGAAAATAACCGAAGAATCACAATTGATTTATAATGGTCACCAGAATGGCATTGAATGCGTGAAATTCATAAACGATGAAAATTTCGTCTCAGGTGGCGAAGATGG ttCAATATGTATGTGGAGTGCCTTGAAAAAGAAGTCATTATGCACTGCAGCGCTAGCACACGGTGTCCAAAGCAATGGTGTTGCCAATTGGATAACGGCGATCGCATGTGTGGTAAACACCGACTTATTGGCCTCAg gTTCCTGCGACGGTTATATACGTCTGTGGCAGTCACTGGACAACTCCCGTAAACTAAAagagattttaaaaattccaatGCCGGGCTTTATAAATGCTTTGGCGTTTAATAGCAATGGCACAAAACTTTTTGCGGCTGTGGGGCAGGAGCACCGACTAGGTCGTTGGTGGCGCATCAAAgaagcg